One segment of Pan paniscus chromosome 20, NHGRI_mPanPan1-v2.0_pri, whole genome shotgun sequence DNA contains the following:
- the ZNF776 gene encoding zinc finger protein 776 isoform X2 has translation MAAAALRPPAQGTVTFEDVAVNFSQEEWSLLSEAQRCLYHDVMLENLTLISSLGCWYGAKDETPSKQTLSIQQESPLRTHWTGGHDVTLKLRLEYTGMVIPHCGLKLLGSSDPPASASRVPEISPGNLRIFYRDRVLLFYPD, from the exons ATGGCGGCGGCCGCGCTGAGGCCCCCGGCTCAG GGCACTGTGACCTTTGAAGATGTGGCTGTGAACTTTTCCCAGGAGGAATGGAGTCTCCTtagtgaggctcagagatgccTTTATCATGACGTGATGCTGGAGAACCTGACACTTATATCTTCTCTAG gttGTTGGTATGGAGCAAAAGACGAGACACCTTCTAAGCAGACCCTTTCTATACAACAGGAGTCCCCACTCAGGACACATTGGACAGGT ggacATGATGTCACTCTGAAACTCAGGCTGGAATACACTGGCATGGTCAtacctcactgcggcctcaaactcctgggctcaagtgatcctcctgcctcagcctcccgagtacctgagattaGCCCAggtaatttaagaattttttatagagatagggttttgctatttTACCCTGACTGA
- the ZNF671 gene encoding zinc finger protein 671 isoform X2 encodes MLENFALLASLGIAFSRSRAVMKLERGEEPWVYDQVDMTSATEREAQRGLRPGCWHGVEDEEVSSEQSIFVAGVSEVRTFVAELESHPCDICGPILKDTLHLAKYYGGKARQKPYLCGACGKQFWFSTDFDQHQNQPNGGKHFPRKEGRDSVKSCRVHVPEKTLTCGKGRRDFSATSGLLQHQASHSSMKPHKSTKLVSGFLMGQRYHRCGECGKAFTRTDTLARHQRIHTGERPYECNECGKFFSQSYDLFKHQTVHTGERPYECSECGKFFRQISGLIEHRRVHTGERLYQCGKCGKFFSSKSNLIRHQEVHTGARPYVCSECGKEFSRKHTLVLHQRTHTGERPYECSECGKAFSQSSHLNVHWRIHSSDYECSRCGKAFSCISKLIQHQKVHSGEKPYECSKCGKAFTQRPNLIRHWKVHTGERPYVCSECGREFIRKQTLVLHQRVHAGEKL; translated from the exons ATGCTGGAGAACTTTGCACTTTTAGCCTCACTGG GAATTGCATTTTCCAGATCACGTGCAGTCATGAAACTAGAGCGAGGAGAAGAGCCCTGGGTGTATGACCAGGTGGATATGACTTCAGCCACAGAAAGAGAGGCCCAGAGGGGACTTAGACCTG GTTGTTGGCATGGAGTGGAGGATGAAGAGGTATCTTCTGAGCAGAGCATTTTTGTAGCAGGAGTGTCAGAGGTCAGGACTTTCGTGGCAGAGCTGGAGTCTCACCCATGTGACATATGTGGCCCAATATTGAAAGATACCTTACACCTGGCTAAATACTATGGGGGAAAAGCCAGGCAGAAACCATACTTGTGTGGGGCATGTGGAAAGCAATTCTGGTTCAGTACAGACTTTGACCAGCACCAGAACCAGCCCAATGGAGGGAAACATTTCCCAAGGAAGGAGGGCAGAGACTCTGTGAAAAGCTGCAGAGTCCATGTGCCAGAGAAGACCCTCACATGTGGGAAAGGTAGGAGAGACTTTTCAGCCACATCTGGCCTTCTTCAGCATCAGGCCTCTCACAGCAGCATGAAGCCCCACAAGAGCACTAAGCTTGTGAGTGGCTTTCTCATGGGACAGAGGTATCACAGGTGTggtgaatgtgggaaagccttcaccCGCACAGACACACTTGCTCGGCATCAGAGAATCCACACTGGAGAAAGGCCTTATGAGTGTAACGAATGTGGGAAATTCTTCAGTCAAAGCTATGACCTCTTTAAACACCAGAcagttcacactggagaaaggccATACGAGTGCAGCGAATGTGGGAAATTCTTTAGACAAATCTCCGGCCTGATTGAGCACAGGCGAGTTCACACGGGTGAAAGACTCTATCAGTGTGGCAAATGTGGGAAATTTTTTAGTAGTAAGTCTAATCTCATTCGACACCAGGAAGTTCACACAGGAGCCAGGCCTTATGTATGCAGCGAATGTGGGAAAGAGTTCAGTCGGAAACACACACTTGTTCTGCACCAACGAACTCACACTGGAGAAAGGCCTTATgagtgcagtgaatgtgggaaggcctttaGCCAAAGCTCCCACCTTAATGTACACTGGAGAATTCACAGCAGTGATTATGAGTGTAGCAGATGTGGTAAAGCTTTCAGCTGCATCTCCAAACTCATTCAGCACCAGAAAGTTCACTCTGGAGAAAAGCCTTATGAGTGCAGCAAGTGCGGGAAAGCCTTCACTCAAAGACCCAACCTCATCAGGCACTGGAAAGTCCACACTGGGGAAAGGCCTTATGTGTGTAGTGAGTGCGGGAGAGAATTCATCCGGAAACAGACACTTGTTCTGCACCAGAGGGTTCATGCTGGAGAAAAGCTTTAA
- the ZNF776 gene encoding zinc finger protein 776 isoform X1 — translation MAAAALRPPAQGTVTFEDVAVNFSQEEWSLLSEAQRCLYHDVMLENLTLISSLGCWYGAKDETPSKQTLSIQQESPLRTHWTGVCTKKVHLWGMCGPLLGDILHQGTQHNQKLNGFGAYEKKLDDDANHHQDQKQHIGEKSYRSNAKGTSFVKNCKFPMSHEPFIFHEVGKDFLSSLRLLQQEDIHTSEKSNFETKHGIPHYICGESTIPFSNKHSLVLHQRLLPREGPYVCSDSGKFTSKSNSFNNHQGVHTGKRPYQCGQCDESFWYKAHLTEHQRVHTGERPYECGECDKSFSHKHSLVDHQRVHTGERPYECDECGKSFSHKRSLVHHQRVHTGERPYQCGECGKSFNHKCNLIQHQRVHTGERPFECTACGKLFRSNSHLKEHQRVHTGERPYECKECRKSFRYKSHLTEHQRVHTGERPYECRECGKCFHQKGSLIQHQQIHSGERPHECGECGKCFHQKGSLIRHQQIHSGERPHECGECGKCFRQKGNLIKHQRVHTGERHHEC, via the exons ATGGCGGCGGCCGCGCTGAGGCCCCCGGCTCAG GGCACTGTGACCTTTGAAGATGTGGCTGTGAACTTTTCCCAGGAGGAATGGAGTCTCCTtagtgaggctcagagatgccTTTATCATGACGTGATGCTGGAGAACCTGACACTTATATCTTCTCTAG gttGTTGGTATGGAGCAAAAGACGAGACACCTTCTAAGCAGACCCTTTCTATACAACAGGAGTCCCCACTCAGGACACATTGGACAGGTGTATGTACCAAGAAGGTCCACCTCTGGGGAATGTGTGGCCCTCTCCTGGGAGATATCTTACACCAGGGAACACAACACAATCAGAAATTGAATGGGTTTggggcatatgaaaaaaaattggaTGACGATGCAAACCATCATCAAGACCAGAAGCAGCACATTGGAGAGAAATCGTACAGAAGCAATGCCAAGGGAACATCTTTTGTAAAGAACTGTAAATTCCCTATGTCACATGAGCCATTTATCTTTCATGAGGTTGGGAAAGACTTTTTGTCCAGCTTGAGATTACTCCAACAAGAGGACATTCACACTTCAGAGAAGTCAAACTTTGAAACTAAGCATGGGATACCTCATTACATCTGTGGAGAGTCCACAATACCCTTTAGCAACAAACACTCACTTGTCCTTCACCAGAGACTTCTCCCTAGAGAAGGACCTTATGTATGCAGTGATTCTGGGAAATTCACTAGCAAAAGTAATAGTTTTAATAATCATCAGGGAGTTCACACTGGAAAAAGACCTTATCAGTGTGGACAATGTGATGAATCATTTTGGTATAAGGCCCACCTCACTGAACACCAGagagttcacactggagaaagacCTTATGAGTGTGGAGAATGTGATAAATCTTTTAGTCATAAGCACAGTCTTGTTGACCATCAGcgagttcacactggagaaagacCTTATGAATGTGACGAATGTGGGAAATCTTTTAGCCATAAGCGCAGCCTTGTTCACCACCAGcgagttcacactggagaaagacCTTATCAGTGTGGAGAATGTGGGAAATCGTTTAATCACAAGTGCAACCTCATTCAGCATCAGcgagttcacactggagaaaggccTTTTGAGTGTACGGCATGTGGGAAGTTATTTAGGAGCAACTCCCACCTAAAGGAACACCAGagagttcacactggagaaagacCCTATGAGTGTAAAGAATGTAGGAAATCATTTAGGTACAAGTCACACCTCACTGAACACCAGagagttcacactggagaaaggccATATGAGTGTAGAGAATGTGGGAAATGTTTTCATCAAAAGGGCAGTCTCATTCAACATCAGCAGATCCACTCTGGAGAAAGGCCACATGAGTGTGGAGAATGTGGGAAATGTTTTCATCAAAAGGGCAGTCTCATTCGACATCAGCAGATTCACTCTGGAGAAAGGCCACATGAGTGTGGAGAATGTGGAAAGTGTTTTCGTCAAAAAGGAAACCTCATTAAACATCAACGAGTTCACACGGGAGAAAGACATCATGAATGTTGA
- the ZNF671 gene encoding zinc finger protein 671 isoform X1, with amino-acid sequence MLSPVSRDASDALQGRKCLRPRSRRLPLPAAVRAHGPMAELTDSARGCVVFEDVFVYFSREEWELLDDAQRLLYHDVMLENFALLASLGIAFSRSRAVMKLERGEEPWVYDQVDMTSATEREAQRGLRPGCWHGVEDEEVSSEQSIFVAGVSEVRTFVAELESHPCDICGPILKDTLHLAKYYGGKARQKPYLCGACGKQFWFSTDFDQHQNQPNGGKHFPRKEGRDSVKSCRVHVPEKTLTCGKGRRDFSATSGLLQHQASHSSMKPHKSTKLVSGFLMGQRYHRCGECGKAFTRTDTLARHQRIHTGERPYECNECGKFFSQSYDLFKHQTVHTGERPYECSECGKFFRQISGLIEHRRVHTGERLYQCGKCGKFFSSKSNLIRHQEVHTGARPYVCSECGKEFSRKHTLVLHQRTHTGERPYECSECGKAFSQSSHLNVHWRIHSSDYECSRCGKAFSCISKLIQHQKVHSGEKPYECSKCGKAFTQRPNLIRHWKVHTGERPYVCSECGREFIRKQTLVLHQRVHAGEKL; translated from the exons ATGTTGTCCCCAGTGTCCCGAGACGCGTCTGATGCTCTGCAGGGACGGAAGTGCCTGCGTCCCCGATCGAGACGCCTGCCGCTCCCGGCAGCTGTCCGCGCCCACGGTCCTATGGCGGAGCTAACGGACTCCGCGCGG GGCTGTGTGGTCTTTGAGGATGTGTTTGTATACTTCTCTCGGGAAGAATGGGAGCTTCTTGATGATGCTCAGAGACTTTTGTACCACGATGTGATGCTGGAGAACTTTGCACTTTTAGCCTCACTGG GAATTGCATTTTCCAGATCACGTGCAGTCATGAAACTAGAGCGAGGAGAAGAGCCCTGGGTGTATGACCAGGTGGATATGACTTCAGCCACAGAAAGAGAGGCCCAGAGGGGACTTAGACCTG GTTGTTGGCATGGAGTGGAGGATGAAGAGGTATCTTCTGAGCAGAGCATTTTTGTAGCAGGAGTGTCAGAGGTCAGGACTTTCGTGGCAGAGCTGGAGTCTCACCCATGTGACATATGTGGCCCAATATTGAAAGATACCTTACACCTGGCTAAATACTATGGGGGAAAAGCCAGGCAGAAACCATACTTGTGTGGGGCATGTGGAAAGCAATTCTGGTTCAGTACAGACTTTGACCAGCACCAGAACCAGCCCAATGGAGGGAAACATTTCCCAAGGAAGGAGGGCAGAGACTCTGTGAAAAGCTGCAGAGTCCATGTGCCAGAGAAGACCCTCACATGTGGGAAAGGTAGGAGAGACTTTTCAGCCACATCTGGCCTTCTTCAGCATCAGGCCTCTCACAGCAGCATGAAGCCCCACAAGAGCACTAAGCTTGTGAGTGGCTTTCTCATGGGACAGAGGTATCACAGGTGTggtgaatgtgggaaagccttcaccCGCACAGACACACTTGCTCGGCATCAGAGAATCCACACTGGAGAAAGGCCTTATGAGTGTAACGAATGTGGGAAATTCTTCAGTCAAAGCTATGACCTCTTTAAACACCAGAcagttcacactggagaaaggccATACGAGTGCAGCGAATGTGGGAAATTCTTTAGACAAATCTCCGGCCTGATTGAGCACAGGCGAGTTCACACGGGTGAAAGACTCTATCAGTGTGGCAAATGTGGGAAATTTTTTAGTAGTAAGTCTAATCTCATTCGACACCAGGAAGTTCACACAGGAGCCAGGCCTTATGTATGCAGCGAATGTGGGAAAGAGTTCAGTCGGAAACACACACTTGTTCTGCACCAACGAACTCACACTGGAGAAAGGCCTTATgagtgcagtgaatgtgggaaggcctttaGCCAAAGCTCCCACCTTAATGTACACTGGAGAATTCACAGCAGTGATTATGAGTGTAGCAGATGTGGTAAAGCTTTCAGCTGCATCTCCAAACTCATTCAGCACCAGAAAGTTCACTCTGGAGAAAAGCCTTATGAGTGCAGCAAGTGCGGGAAAGCCTTCACTCAAAGACCCAACCTCATCAGGCACTGGAAAGTCCACACTGGGGAAAGGCCTTATGTGTGTAGTGAGTGCGGGAGAGAATTCATCCGGAAACAGACACTTGTTCTGCACCAGAGGGTTCATGCTGGAGAAAAGCTTTAA